The following proteins come from a genomic window of Triticum aestivum cultivar Chinese Spring chromosome 6A, IWGSC CS RefSeq v2.1, whole genome shotgun sequence:
- the LOC123127717 gene encoding uncharacterized protein, whose amino-acid sequence MIMNCRFPDQKMAVGKLEYKKIIEERLKIDCLYNTTVMEVMWGVQHCMRSLVPEEKSQLAEADRLPLSLGLQYVLSHYGCDVESDMVSEQIVATASALFQCDSVEKKYSRALRNAGDLIKDVSGINCEGWTLLKIAKALKMIWWPEFGDSSEVITLVVIRQTSPGKLRKFLVDHVIMV is encoded by the exons ATGATCATGAACTGTCGCTTCCCTGATCAGAAAATGGCTGTTGGAAAGCTTGAATATAAAAAAATTATTGAAGAGAGACTG AAAATAGATTGCCTGTATAATACAACTGTAATGGAGGTAATGTGGGGCGTACAGCATTGCATGCGAAGTTTGGTGCCTGAGGAGAAATCACAGCTGGCTGAAGCTGACCGTCTCCCGCTGAGTCTAGGACTACAATATGTACTGAGTCATTATGGCTGTGATGTCGAATCAGATATG GTCAGTGAGCAAATCGTTGCCACGGCTTCTGCCTTGTTTCAGTGTGATTCTGTTGAGAAGAAGTATTCTAGAGCCTTGCGCAATGCAGGTGATCTCATTAAGGATGTATCTGGCATCAACTGTGAGGGTTGGACGTTACTAAAAATTGCAAAAGCTCTGAAGATGATATGGTGGCCTGAATTTGGCGATTCCTCTGAG GTTATTACGCTGGTGGTGATCCGGCAAACGTCTCCTGGCAAGCTTCGCAAATTCCTGGTGGATCACGTCATTATGGTGTAA